In Xyrauchen texanus isolate HMW12.3.18 chromosome 27, RBS_HiC_50CHRs, whole genome shotgun sequence, one genomic interval encodes:
- the tbx16 gene encoding T-box transcription factor 16 produces the protein MQSIRDLKHNFNLPPPPSMAGAGDSYHQGNIRMTLEDPELWKAFSEIGTEMIITKPGRRMFPHCKISLSGLVPYAKYILLVDMVPVDSLRYKWNKDKWEVAGKAEPQLPYRTYLHPDSPAPGSHWMKQPVSFLKLKLTNNALDQHGHIILHSMHRYHPRFHIVQADDLYSVRWSVFQTFTFPETSFTAVTAYQNTKITKLKIDHNPFAKGFRDEGTNSKRRPNRSLADPERATKKINISKESEHGSPRDIRQSSCEGLDDEHMACKETEVKGEGYSPWGGACDRDSGQALRVDSPLGSDPQDIYSSEQLVPGQNTYQPYRFHEYHKSPPPSSSSVASSGGCGSGSRSSFESRVPDVATVPEHDSSSKPSAPEFSHPTCPPHSSAVQQDYTGVLNMAIAQAKPGMLGHPPLYTPYSTEQSLGQWSGAASSQYTPHPPPHHHLPTEYSTQAVHHGYHHGNVGDWSQYPLFSYTCW, from the exons ATGCAGTCCATCAGAG ACCTCAAGCATAATTTCAACCTCcctcctccaccttccatggccGGAGCCGGTGACTCTTATCACCAAGGCAACATCCGAATGACTCTGGAAGATCCAGAGCTTTGGAAGGCCTTCAGTGAGATTGGAACTGAGATGATCATCACCAAACCTGGAAG GAGAATGTTTCCACACTGTAAAATCAGCTTGTCTGGACTAGTGCCATATGCAAAGTACATCTTACTGGTGGACATGGTGCCAGTGGACAGCCTCAGATACAAG TGGAACAAGGACAAGTGGGAGGTAGCTGGCAAAGCTGAGCCTCAGCTGCCCTACAGGACGTACCTACATCCAGATTCCCCTGCACCTGGCAGCCACTGGATGAAACAGCCAGTGTCCTTCCTCAAACTCAAGCTCACCAACAATGCCCTGGATCAGCATGGACAT ATAATTCTCCACTCAATGCACCGTTATCACCCACGATTCCACATCGTCCAAGCTGATGATCTGTATAGTGTACGCTGGAGCGTTTTTCAAACCTTCACCTTCCCTGAAACCTCATTCACCGCTGTTACAGCATACCAGAACACAAAG ATCACAAAGCTGAAAATTGACCACAACCCTTTTGCTAAAGGATTTAGAGATGAGGGTACAAACTCCAAAAG ACGACCAAACAGAAGTCTTGCTGATCCAGAGAGGGCTACAAAGaagataaacatttcaaaagagTCTGAGCATGGAAGTCCACGAG ATATCCGTCAATCCTCCTGTGAGGGTCTGGATGATGAACATATGGCTTGTAAGGAGACGGAGGTGAAGGGTGAAGGGTACTCCCCATGGGGAGGTGCTTGCGACAGAGACAGCGGCCAAGCTCTCCGTGTCGACTCTCCTCTGGGCTCGGACCCTCAAGACATTTACAGCTCCGAACAGCTTGTACCTGGACAGAACACATACCAGCCATACAG ATTTCATGAATACCACAAGTCACCCCCGCCCTCTTCCTCCAGTGTGGCCAGCAGTGGTGGTTGTGGAAGCGGCAGCCGCTCCAGCTTCGAGTCACGTGTTCCTGATGTCGCAACTGTTCCCGAACATGACTCCTCCAGCAAGCCTTCCGCCCCTGAGTTCAGCCACCCCACCTGCCCACCTCACTCCTCCGCTGTGCAACAGGACTACACCGGGGTGCTGAACATGGCCATAGCTCAGGCCAAGCCAGGTATGCTGGGCCACCCTCCCCTCTACACCCCTTACAGTACGGAACAGTCTTTGGGACAGTGGAGTGGAGCCGCGTCCTCCCAATATACTCCACATCCACCTCCTCACCATCACCTACCCACCGAGTACAGCACCCAGGCTGTCCATCACGGCTATCACCATGGAAATGTAGGTGACTGGAGCCAATACCCGCTCTTCTCTTACACGTGCTGGTGA